TAACCGCGGGGCCCCTGTGTCGCTGCAGGTGAGTGTGGGCTGCCTCTCCCCAGAGGCCAGGGCCGGGCTGGCGGGAGCGGCCAGCAGGGTTTCCAGCTGCCACCCGCCTGTGGGACTGGAACCCCAGCCTGCCCGCACGGGGGTGGGCCGGGTCTTCACCCCTGGCCGCTCCCAGGCCCCTGTGACCACTGTGCCTACCGAGACGTTCTGTGTCGAGGGGTTGCCAAGGACCCCAGGGCCTGACCCCGGTGGCTGGAGAGAGCTGTAGCGGCCTTGGTGGCAGGGGGCGGTCTGGGCAGGCAGGAGGGAACGCGGGCCGTGGGCTCCGCCTGACTGCTGCTGTCCCTTCCAGAGGGAGCCGGCGCACTACTTTGGTTACGTCTACTTCAGGCAGGTGAAGGACGGCTCCGTGAAGAGGGGCTACTTCCAAAAGGTGAGCCACCTGGCTGCCCTGGGCTGCTGTGAGGCAGGGCTGGCGGCCAGCAGGCTGGGGGCCTGAGCCTCCAGAAGTGGCCACTCCTCCTGCGGCCCCCAGCCACTTGGCACTGGGCAGAACTCACTGCCCTGGGCCATGTAGGCGCCCCGCCTGGGCAGCAGGCGAGGGGTTGGGGGACAGGTTCCACCGCACCCAGCCCTCCTGGCAGCCTTTGGGGACCAGGCCCTGCCGCCCTGCCTTGCCCAGCACAGCACCGGGGCCGCCTGTCTCTGAGCTCAGGATGTCCCTGCTCCTGCCGCAGAGAGGAGGGGCTTTTCCCACACGTGCAGGGTTAGGACAACTTCGTCTGGAACTCAGGCTCCATAAGCAAAACTGCTTGACTTCGGGGAGGCAGTCCCAGAAATCTTGGCTTTGTGCGTTTCTCCTTGAAGGCCCAGGGCCCAGCTGTCATCCGAGCTTTCCCTTCCCTGTCTGAGACAGACTTTGGATTTTCTTCTAATAACTCCAGGGTCCAAGTTGGCCCATTCCTGGGGACAGCTGTCCTGTGGGGTTTGTGGGATCCATTTCCTGGGGCAGACTCTGGATGAGCCAGGCCTCGGGGGTCCCTGCTGACTCCTGCGGGGCTGGGATTCCATCTCACCGGCCCTGTGGACTCTGCAGTCTCTGGTGCTGGTGTCCCGCCTGCCCTTTGTCCGGCTGTTCCAGGCGCTCCTGAGCCTGATCGCCCCTGAGTACTTCGACAAGTCGGCCCCCTGCCTGGAAGCAGGTGAGTGGCTGTTGGCTGCCGCCAGACTGCTCTCCATCCTGGCCGTAGCCCCCGTAGCTCCTGACGCGGCCCCCTGTGTCCACAGTGTGCAGTGAGATTGACGAGTGGCCCGCCCCTGCGCCCGGGCAGACCCTGAACCTGCCTGTTATGGGCGTCGTCCTCCAGGTGAGGGCAGACCATCTGCGGAGGGAAGGCCCCAGTTCACAGAGACACACCATCTGGCCGCTACTCCCTCTCGTCCCCCAGGTTCACATCCCGTCCAGGGTGGACAAGCCTGAGTGCAGTCCTGCGAAGCCATGTAGCCACGAGGTGCGGAACCACGAGGCCCCTCCACCCGCTCTGGCCTCCCTGCCCTTGCTGGGGGCCCTGTGGGGGTGGCCAGAGCACAGGCAGAGCTCGCGGCCAGCATCTTGCTGTGGGGTTGCATGCCCCTCCCcagtgctgggggctggggtggggaggtatGCAGGGTGCGGGTTGCGGCGCCCAGGGGTGGCAGGTGCCGCGAGGGGCTCGTGGGTTGCCAGCCTTGCCCTCGGCTTCACCccgtccacccccacccctcagaATTCGCTGCCCGCCCCAGTGATCCTCACCAGCGTCCATGAACTGGATCTGTTCAGGTGAGCCCCATCGGCCGCCGCCTGTCGCCTGCACAGGTCGTGTGGGACCCGGGGGGAAGGTTTGTGTAGAGCCAGGGCCACGAGAAGGACAGCCTAGCAGAAGCGAGCCCTTGGCTGGTTCCGTGAGGGAGAGTTGGATCGAAGAAGAGCCCGGGGCCCTCCTGCCTCTACCTAGAGGAAATGAGCGCCGTGGGCAGGAAGGTTCCAGAAGTCAGGTGCAGGGAAGGGAGTTGCTGCATTGGGAGGTACTCGCTGCTCCCAAGGCTGCGTCTCTCCAGGCAAGTCTGCGAGGGGCTGGCCTGGGAGAGCAAGCTGCCCTGTGCGAGGTGTGGAGGCCAGGCCTGCCAGCTTCCGCGTGGGGACACAGGTGTGCCACCGGGGTGCAGGGCAGCCCTGGACGCCCCCCAGCACCTTCGGGTGTCCTCGCCGCCGTCCCTCCAGGGCAGtgcctggtggggagggaggggggatgggggctCCGGCCCCGCTGGCCGATCTCTGCCGCCCGCCCTGCCCGGCACTAGGTGCTTCCAGCCGGTGCTGACTCACGTGCAGACTCTGTGGGAGCTCATGCTCCTCGGGGAGCCCCTGTTGGTGCTGGCACCCTCGCCTGCCACGTCCTCAGAGATGGTGCTGGCCTTAATCAGGTAGGCCGGGCGGTGGGGGCAGGGCGTCGGGGGCCCAGGGCAGCCCAGGCTGTGCTTAGGGCCCGCCGCACCCCGCCCCAAGCTGCCTGCAGCCCCTCAAGTTCTGCTGCGACTACCGCCCCTACTTCACCGTCCACGACAGCGAGTTCAAGGAGTTCACCACGCGCACACAGGCCCCGTAAGTGCCCTGCCCACGCCCCGTCCTCCGCCGGCCTGGGCTCCCCTCCCCcggcctgcctctgccccttctctttctttctttttttttttttttaaatatatatcttatttatttgacagacagaaatcacaactaggcagagaggcagggagagaggcaggcagagaggaggaagcaggctccctgcggagcaaagagcccgatgcggggcttgatcccaggaccctgggatcgtgacctgagccgaaggcagaggctttaacccactgagccacccaggcgcccctgccccttctctttctttctctctctctctctctctctctctctcctctctctagaCCAAACGTGGTCCTGGGAGTCACAAACCCTTTCTTTATCAAAGCGCTCCAGCGCTGGCCTCACATCCTCCGCGTCGGAGAGCCCAGGGTGGCAGGTGAGGTTGGCCTGGCCTCGGCCCAGGGGAGCCGGGGAGCTGGGGCTCGGGGCCTGGAGGGTTCTGAGTGGCGGCGGGTGGAGCTGGGCACTGACGTTCAGCCCGGGGTGTGTTCTGTAGGGGACCTTCCTAAGCAGGTGAAGCTGAAAAAGCCGTCTAGGCTGAAGACACTTGACACCAAGCCAGGTGTGTGCCCTTGGACCGGAGCCCCTCCTCACCTCCAGAACCTGGGCGGTGGGCTCTGGGTTCCCGGGGAAACTTATGTGCTTCCCCCGGTTGAAGGTGGGCGTCGAGGCGCagtcacggggggggggggggctgcgggGGGAGGCCCCTCCGGACagggccagccctgccctcccaccaGGCCTTTACACTGCGTACTCGGCCCACCTGCACCGGGACAAGGCACTGCTCAAACGGCTGCTCAAGGTATGGGCTCGGGGTGCGGGGTCCGGGAGGAAGAGCTTGTCTCCATCGAGGGCTGTGCTGGAGCTGAGCCCCCGCCTCCCCTGCCTTCAGGGGCTGCAGAAGCAGCAGCCATGGGACGCACAGACGGCTCTGCTGAGACGGCACCTCCTGGAGCTCACGCAGAGCTTTATCATCCCCCTGGTGAGGCCCAGGgcaggaggggatgggggtggagggccGTGGCCCAggctcactcccctcccctgccaggagCACTACATGGCGAGCCTCATGCCCCTGCGGAAGAACATCACGCCCTGGAAGGTGTGGTCcagctgctggtctggggacggCCTGGGAGGGTGGGCTGCTTTCCTAATTcgagaagggaggtggggaggaggccaTTGGGTGTGCAGGCATGGCCAGGGCTCTAGGCTGTCCCCGCGTGGGCTAGACATCCCTCACCGGACAGAAACACGGGGGCCTCGCCCAAGGAGCTCTGTCCTGGGACGGGCGGCGGCTGTGGGTCCTCACGTGGCTGCACAGTGAGGCCGGGAAGGGTCCTGGCCGGCGGAGGGCAGAGCTGGTGACGCTgtgtcccccccccaccaacccggGCTGTCTGGGCTCCCGTCTCAGACTCCTCCCCAGATCCGCCCCTTCCGCCAGGATGACTTCCTGCGCAGCCTGGAGCACGCAGGGCCGCAGCTCACCTGCATCCTCAAGGGCGACTGGCTGGGCCTCTACAGGTGGGTGGACGGCGGACGGGGTCCTGAGGCTCCTGCGGGGCCTGGTGCGGGGTCACGGGGTCAGCCCACAGCGGCTGCCTCTTACCACCCATAGGCGGTTTTTCAAGTCCCCCCACTTTGACGGCTGGTACCGGCAGCGGCACAAGGAGATGGCCCAGAAGCTGGAGGCCCTGCACCTTGAGGCCATCTGTGAGGCGGTGAGGGGCAGCTGGGGCTCCGGGGGGAGAAGGGGGTAcaggcccagggccagagggagggCCCGGGGGATGATTGGCTCCATCTTGTCCCCAGCAGAACATCGAGACTTGGATGAAAGACAAGTCTGAGGTGGAGATCGTGGACCTGGTCCTGAAACTTCGGGAGAAGCTGGTGAGATGCCTCCGGGCCCTGTCCAGCCACCCCAGGCAGATGTGGAGGTCGCCCGCCCCTGACCGCCGCTGCCCCGCAGGTGCAGGCACAGGGCCACCAGCTCCCGGTGAAGGAGGCAACGCTCCAGCGGGCGCAGCTGTGCATCGAGACGGTCATCGGCTCTCTGCCCAAGGACCTGCAGGCGGTCCTGTGCCCTCCCTAGGACAGGGCCAAGGGGCAAGCTCCAGGGGCCTGGGTCCGGCCAGGAGTGAGCTCCCCAGCCCGAGCCCCCTGCTGCCGCTCTCTCGCCTTGGCCCGCCCATCAGCTCCCCATTGTTTCAGCAGTAAAGGTGGCATTTGGAACCACAGCCTGGCCCCTGACTACTGCGGATCCCGTATAGGCCAGAGCCTTACCTCCCCCTGTGTCCCACCTGCCCTCTGCAGGGCTCCAGGCCTGGGAGGCGGGGCTGGCTGGGAGCCCTCACCGCCCTGGCCCGGGGCCACCCGCTCCCTGCGGTGCCCACCTGCCCAAGCTCTGGGGCCCACAAGGCAGGCCTTGTGCTTGACGTGTCCTTCACCCCACCAGGCTGCCCAACCCAGGACAGAAGGGGGCAGCTGTCGGCAGACTCCTCTTCTCACAGCCAACCAGCCGTCTTACATGGGGACTGAGACACTTGGCTGTTACGGTcactggctggggaggggccaaggCCTCCTTGTGGGGGCGGAGCTCTGCCCTGTAGGTCGGGAGGCTGCCAAGAGCGTCCAGGGCATTGTCATGGGTCCCACTCGTGGAGCACCTAGGTGGGCAGCTTCTGTGTGCTCAGCCCAGCGATGCTGCTTGTCTGGTAGGCACTCAAGCTGTCTCCCTCCCATGTGTCCACCCACCCCCACGAGCAGCCCGAGGGCCTCGGGACTCTAGTCTTACTGGACGCCCTCCGCAGCCCTCTAGCTGCTGCAGCCTGGGTGCCGTGGGCTCGGCTGGAGCCAAAGGGCCCTCAGGTGCTGACGTCCCCTGTGTGACTGTGCAGGGCTGGGCCCAGCGGTACCCAGTGGCTTAGCACAGGGTGACGGCATCgtcaggcggcggggggggtgggcgtGAGGTGTGGACCCAGCGTGGTGAGCGTGCAGGTAAGTCTCTCGACCCGCAGCCTTGGCGCAGGCCCCTCATCTGAGAGGTGAGGATGGTCCCTGACGGGGCTCGGCCGTCTCGCTGAGCGCCGGCCCCCGCAGGTGCTGTTTTGGCGAGCGGCCGCGGGCGGCTGCTCTTTGAGCGCTCTGCTCGTGGTGTGCTGCGGTGGGCAGTGCCGTCCATGACGGTGGCCGCGGCTCTTAGCAATGATGTCAACTCGTGCGGCCCTGATAATGGCCTAGGACAGCCTGTCACTGTCACGGCTCTGCAGACTGCTGAGCCCAGTCTGATGCGGGGTCCAAGGACAGGGCAGAGCCCAGTCTGATGCGGGGTCCAAGGACAGGGCTGTTAATGAAGCAGAACCGGATAGAGGCTGGCACGAGCAGAGGTCTGTGTCTGCAGAAGAAACGGGCTGTGGCTGGAGCGTGGGCGGCCCCACGTTGGCCCAAGCCGCCGCTCTGGGCAGCCTGCCCCGGCTGGCTGGTGTGAAGGGGTGACCTCCTCACCCAGGGTGTGGTCTTGAAGGGGGTCTGCAGAGACGCCAGCACCTTCCTTGCGGCTGGCTTACGTGCTCACGTGCCTGCTAGGGCCAGGGCCGGTCCCAGGCCCCCTGAGCACTACGGGTGCAAGGTGGGTGAGAGGCTTGGGGAGTTGACCTGGACCCCCCATGACGGTGACTCCAGATGTGAGAGCTGGGCTCCAGATGTCACCAGCTTGTGCTTGAGTGTGCGAGCACTGGGCAGCCACTTCCTACAGTTCCTAGAGGTGCTGCAGGGAAGGGGCTGTGAGGGGGCCTCCTCAAAGCCACCAGGGACCTTCATCAGTCCAGGACGGCCCAGTCAGGTTTCCCCTGTTCCCAGAGTCGTCCCCTGGGGACTTGAGGGCTGTGGTTGGGGCCCCATGGCTATCCGTCTCAAGCCCCACGCAGGCAGTGCTCTGGGGAGGGGCTCCAGGCAGGGTGGGCAGcgctgcggggggtgggggggatgagcCTGACGCTGACATGGAGAGGGGCGCAGAAGCAcctctcctggggcgcctggagcCAGGAAGGGTCTGTCTCCCTCACGGGCCGAGCTCTGCAGGGAGGTGGCCTCTGGTGGAAGGGCTCTGTGGAAGCCCTGCATGACGTCTCCCAGCTCCATCTCCCCCACAAGGTCCCTGTTCCCTCCCAGGACCAGGCCAGCTCTGGTTTGGCTGAGTTTCTGTCCCGCAGCGGGccctcctgcccctcaccctgaTCAGAGCCCCGAGGGCAGGGGGGCCCACAGAGGCAGGAGCTAGCTGGTCCAGAAGGGTGTTGTGCTTGGCGGCTGGGGCCTCCTGAGTTCAGAGGGGCTGTGTGTGGCCATGGGCTGCATCGGCCCCACCAGGAAAGGAAGGACAGTCTTCACCCCCTTGCTTCCTGTGCTCTGGGAGAGTGGCCTTCCCACATTTCTGGCACTGAAATGTCCTTCAGTGACAATGCTTGTGTTTTAACTTTCTCTTTTGGTTAAAACAAGTCAGTGCTCTTGTTAGACGCTGATAATTTGGGGGTCCTCTGCAGTGGGGATTGGGTGGGCCTTGGTGTAAAGTGTGGTTCAGGGCTGAAGGAGAGGAGGTTTGGCCTGCTTGGCTGGGGTTGGCGGGCAGAGAGGCTGGGGGAACTGAGGGACATGCTCCCAAGGCCTCCGGACCTTGTGCCCGGCTCCAGGAGGAGGGacctgaaggggaggagatgCTGGAGGGTGTGGAGGGGCCGGAGGAAGTGAACGGGctgcagggagggggcggggcggggggacaTCCTGGTGTAGGAGTGCCGGGTAGGGTTCAGGAACCAGTCCCTTGTCTTCCAGGGGTCCCCAGCTGCTGCTCaccaccccgccccccatccTGTGACTGGAGACTCCTCCGAGGGGCAGCAAGAGCTCCCAGGCCCGCGGGCCCCACGGAGGGTGCCCACCCCTTTTCCAGTCGAGGCGTAGACACCCCTGGCGCTGGTCCTGGGGGCGGGTCCCCAAAGACCTCTGGAAGTCAGCAGGCGCCCCTCTAACCCTAAGAGGTGGGGGGGTGAGGCTCCCGGCAACTGGTCAGGGCGCAGCAGTGCCCGCGCCGGGGATGTGGCAGGCCTGAACCCAATCCGGTGTGTGCCCCGGCGCTCGATGGTGCCCGAACCGCGAGGTGGCTGGGGCAGGTGTGGCTCGGCGCGCTCCCAGGGTGGTGCCCGGCCCAGGGGCGCGTGCTGGGCCCGAACCTGAGCCCGAACCCGGCCGAACCTACCCCGCGACGCGGCGGGCTCACCGTGGCCGCGGGGCTCCCGGCACGCGCGGGGAgcgcccttccctccctccccactctgcccgcccctccctcctccgccgcctccgcctcctccctccccctcccctccccggctctccccgccctccccctctCGCCGTCGGGGGCGGGGCCGCTGCTCCCGCGCGCTCCGGCCCCTCCTCGGCCACACAAAGGCCCGTCTCCATGGCAGCCGCGCGGGCCGGAGCGCAGCGCCGATCGCGGCCCGGGCGCCATCGAGCCTCGGCGGCGGACGTGCAGGTACCGCGGTGGGGGTACAGGGCCTGCGGTGGGCCCGCGCGAGTCGGGGGGCTTCGGCGTCAGCGCCGCTCCGTTCCAGTCTGTGCGCTCTGCGCGCGGGGACCCGGGGCAGCCGCCGGTCCGCGGACGGCGATCGGGCCTCGGCCGCGGTCCGTGTGCCCTGGACACTTCCAGGTGGCCGGCGAGGCCCGCGGCGCTCGGGCGAGTGGGGGGAGGTACGGGCCTGGCCCGGCCGAGAGTCCCTGGGACCCCTTCTTGTTCCCGGCCGTCCCTGCCCGCCCACGCCTCCCGCCGCCCCCGACTCCGAGATCCGTGGGCAGGGCTGCAATTGTCCCTGTTGTgcaagagctcggggcccccacccacctgcccccagcccagcagCAGTTCGGGGTGGCTGAGCCCAGGCTTCCCCAGGGGGCAGGACCGGCAGTCAGGGCTTAGCAGCTCTCCTCCTCCACACCCGCGGGGGCTCCTTGTGAGGACCACCCTGGGATCTCCCTGGGCTGTGCTGGGCTGGGTGCAGAAAGTGGGAGCAAGGGTTCCAGCGTGGGTCTGAGGGCGCTTAGTGCTGGTCGCCCGGGCCTGCCTGCTTCTCGGGGCCTGCTGAGGCGGTTTCTCCTTTGCTTTATCGGCGTCGCATTGAGGTAGACCTCCTGGAGCCAAGAAGGTCTCAGAACTGTGTGGGTCTGGGGACATACTCCGTGCCTgggctctctccccaccctctggcCCTACACCTCTTCATGATTCCTCCTGCGGGAAGCCCTCCTGGCTGggcccttcccaccccctctgTGTTCAGGCTGATTAGCAGATTTCTGGGGTTCCCGAACTCAAGAGCCCCGAGCTTCCTGCCACGTCACTGAAGCATCTCTTTAAAGCAacttggaaaaggaaaggaagggtctATCTGTGTCCACTGTGGCCTGTGGCAGTGGTCAGGACTGGGGCAAAGTTGGGCCCCAAAGCTAGTGGAATATTTTGACGCTTGGAGGGTTTTCTGGCCTGTGCCTCCCTCGGGGGAGCTCCCTCTTTTCTGTCTGACTTCAGGTGGGCCCTGTGGAGAGTGGGGGAGCAGGAGGGTTGGAGGGGTGCCGCTTGCCCCATGCCCAGATGTTACCCTGGCGTGGCCCGGAACTGCCGTCTGAGAGAGTCGAGCAGCTAGTGGAGAGGCCGTCTTCTGTCCTGAGGTGAGGGTCCCTAGGAGGGACGGCCAGCGTCACCCCGGCTGAGCCTGCTGGCTATTTTTTGTGGCGTGTCAGCTTTCAGGAATTCCCAGAGAAGATTAAGGACCGACAGGTGGGCTGCACAGATAGGAGCCTCCCACCTCTTCCCGGCGTAATCACTGAGTCCAGGGAGAGCCTTGGCCTAGGGAGTGGGCCCCTCTGGAAGGCCTGAGATCTGGCCAGGGGTTCCTTccccaggaggggagggaagttACTGAGAAAAACAAGGGTTTGGAATGTaagtcccccctcccccgccggccTCCTGCCAAGAAGGAATTATTTTGGGTTATCCAGCCGCGTCCAGGCACCCAAGGGGGGGAGGCTGCGGCCCTGGGAGAGGGATCCACTTCCGGGGCTGAGGGCTGAGCGCACCGGGAGGGCGGGCCGGGCAAGTCTGGGCAGCTCCGCCACTTCCCAAGGCTGCTCAGACCGGTCCAtggcggggtgggaggggacaCGTCACCCTTGGGTTGGAGATCGCAGACTGCCCTAGCTGGCCCTTCCTGACTAGCCCGGAGTGGACCCAGGCCCCTCCATGGGAGGCCGCAGGGGTGGAGGGGCCCTAGATCCTGTCCTCGGGGCCTGGGCTAAGGACCCAGCCAGGGAACCCCTTCAACTCCGGAAGGTTTAGGACTATGACCTGAAGGCCTCCGAGGCTGCGCTCCTAGCCAGCTTCAGGGACACGCCTTGGTGAGTTACGCACACCTGGTGCTTCCCAGGGAGGAcggagagcagggaggggcgtGACTTGGATTGCTCTGGGTAAGGCCCTGGAGTCTTCTCAGGCTGGACCTCAGGCCAccttcctgcccccccaccctgcccctctgACCGTCCAGCCAAGTGACGTGTTCCCCAGGTGAAGAGATCCGAGCATTATTCATGGGTCCTTGCGAGGAGCTGTCTGGGATGCTGTCTCCCCTGTGTAGGCTCCCTGGGTTTGTGCCTGAGTGTGCCCACGAGCCATGTGCCCAGCAGTCTCCGTGGGGACCACATTGGAGACGCAGCGCCGGCAGCTTGGGCAGAGTGCAGGAAACCCAGGATCCTGGCCCTggcccaggggagtggagcaGAAGAGATTGGATTGGACGGCGCTGGGGTGGGCTGGCAGCCTGGGGAGGGTCCATATGGCATAGGCCCACCTTCCTCAGGAGGGCACGGTTGCGGGCACTTGAGccatcctgggactgaggccaCTCTAGGAACAGAGCATCCTCTTCCCTGCCTGGAACCCACGTCCTGGGCCCAGAGCCGAAGTTCCCCCTGGGACGCTGGGTGTGGGCTGGGGGGcactggcagggagaggggcagggccgGCACCTGTGGCCCCTTCTCTGCTCCGCCACTGAGGGCTGTTTGGCTGTGAGTCGAATGGTTCTGCAGGCGCCCGgcctccctgggggggggggggggctgagctTTTCCTCCCGGTTGAGGAGCTTCGTGTGCCCAGAGCCTGCCTTGGACGCAGGTGCGCGgctgggggaggcgggggaggtGAGCAGGGCAGACCCGCCGGAGCACAAGGCCATTTAGGGGGGCTGCGGTGGTCCCCTGGCCACAACCTGGGAGGTGGAGCGGCTTCCCTGGGGGCGAGGCCCTGGCTGAGGGCGGGGCCGGCGGAGTCCCGCCTCCAGAGCCTGCGGGTGTTTCCGTTTggagggggctgtggggggcGGGGCCAGCCTTGGCTAATTGTCTTTGGACTCAAATTACAGGCTGagggggcgggatcaggggcccATAATTGACTGGTGGGGCGCGGGCAGCTCCCGCGGGCGGTGGGTGGGGTCACACGGGAGCTTCTCCTTTCTCTGGGGTCCGTACACACCCTTCTGCTCGGCGGTTTCCCACCTCGGGGCGGGCTCCTGCTGCGCTCTGCGGCACGGCCGGGAGGACCTGGTCCCCTCGGCTGCCCAGGAAGAACCCTGCCCTGGCCAGCCCTGGGTCAGGCCCGCACACAGCTCATGCCGCCTCAGGGGGTCACCTCGCGCAGAGCATTTGAAGGGCTGGGCCAGACCTTTGCTGTCCTGCCCGCAGGGCCAGCGAGGTGGGTCCAAGTCCTCTGTTCGGTGGCTGATCACAGCCTCATCACGGCGACTGGACCCAGGCCCCTGGAGGGAGCCCTGTGTAGCCACGGATGGAGACCAGGCTGGTCGCAGGGACTCTTGCAGGGCTGGCCTGGGCCTGGAGCTGGGCTTCTTTCCCACTTTGTCGCTCTGTggtgtccccccccacccccccgcacctGCCCACATCTCAGCTCCCCTCGCCTGCCCAGAGACTGGGCGGCTCATTGCCGTTTCCCAGGGTGGTGGGCACCGGTCGCCTGAGCACCTGGGATCTCTGGGCGGGGGTGAGAGGGTCTCccctgggctgggagtgggggcatCTGGAGGCTGGGCCTGGCTCAGCGCCACACCCATGGCCTCAGCCTCTGAGGGGCATGACTGCTGAAGCCTGGTAGTCTCCGTCATCATGACAGATGACTCCTGGCCCCAGGGCCACGGGGAAGGAGATGGGAGCCTTTTGGGTGCAGCCTGTGCTCTGACCTCAGCCCTGCCCTGGACAGGTCACATTGTGGtgcagacaccaaacccttgcaGTCGTGGCCCCTGGCCCCTCTGGCAGAGCCGCCCAGCGGTTCCCATGTGAGGCTCGGGATAGAGCGGCCCAGTGGGAACTCAGatctctgtgcccagcactgccCCCACTGGACCCCTTTTCAgggaaagcaagaaagagaagagggtgTGATGGTTAGTCTCTCAGGACGCCACTGTGTCAACAGAGCAGCAGGGCAGGGGCGTCTGCCCCCAAGGCCGTTCTGGCTGGTCCTCTCCTCTGGTCCGTGTCCCCTGATCTGGCGTGCCGCCTGTGCGGGTCATGGGCCAGGCGCTGGATGGGGCCTTGCTGGGGGGCGCCACCGGGGCCCAAGCCGGCTGCGGGAGGCGGACGCTGACCTGAGGTCCTGAGAGGCCAGGGCAGAGAGTGCTGTTCTCAGCGGGGTCCTGGTGCTGGGAGGAAGGGTgcgggcagggccaggggacagcTGGGGCGGACCAGGCAGCACGGCTCTTGGGTGCAGGCGGGCCTGTAGCACTTGCAGTTCGGAGGCTCCGGGGGGACAGGGACCCGGCCGCGGGGAGGTGGGGCTCTGGGCCGCACGTGGGTTCTaggcccccacccccattccaggGTGATTTCTGAGCGACGCCTGCTTTGGAGGAGTGCCAGGCCACAGGACACTGCCTGAGGTGAAGCCTTCCGTGGAGAGGCTGGGCAGCCCCTCCTGCCCAGCCAACCGGAGCAGACATTTAAGTCAGGCTGAGCCAGTTGGCAGGGCTGAGTGGTGGTGGGTGGTAGGGGGGAAGGGAGCCAGGGTGGTCCACCTGCCCTCCTCTTGGACATGCTCCGCACAGGGGCCAGGAACCCTGAGGGGCTGGCCTGCTCCTCCCGCTCGTGGCATCAGGACTGGTTTGGGAGCCACCTGGAGGGGCCTCAGGAACCAGGAGGGGATGTCAGGATTGGGGATGGGAGGCCAAGGAGAAGAAGGGGGGCTGGCTCGGCCGTGCTGGAGACGGCCCCTGGTCTGACCACTGGCTCAG
This DNA window, taken from Meles meles chromosome 7, mMelMel3.1 paternal haplotype, whole genome shotgun sequence, encodes the following:
- the DENND6B gene encoding protein DENND6B isoform X4, whose product is MDALSRAGPRRARCSLGAASPGARAAAAPWARFSAWLECVCVVTFDLELGQALELVYPSDFRLTDKEKSSICYLSFPDSHSGCLGDTQFSFRIRQCSGQRSPWLAEDRHYNRGAPVSLQREPAHYFGYVYFRQVKDGSVKRGYFQKSLVLVSRLPFVRLFQALLSLIAPEYFDKSAPCLEAVCSEIDEWPAPAPGQTLNLPVMGVVLQVHIPSRVDKPECSPAKPCSHENSLPAPVILTSVHELDLFRCFQPVLTHVQTLWELMLLGEPLLVLAPSPATSSEMVLALISCLQPLKFCCDYRPYFTVHDSEFKEFTTRTQAPPNVVLGVTNPFFIKALQRWPHILRVGEPRVAGDLPKQVKLKKPSRLKTLDTKPGLYTAYSAHLHRDKALLKRLLKGLQKQQPWDAQTALLRRHLLELTQSFIIPLEHYMASLMPLRKNITPWKTPPQIRPFRQDDFLRSLEHAGPQLTCILKGDWLGLYRRFFKSPHFDGWYRQRHKEMAQKLEALHLEAICEAQNIETWMKDKSEVEIVDLVLKLREKLVQAQGHQLPVKEATLQRAQLCIETVIGSLPKDLQAVLCPP
- the DENND6B gene encoding protein DENND6B isoform X6, which codes for MDALSRAGPRRARCSLGAASPGARAAAAPWARFSAWLECVCVVTFDLELGQALELVYPSDFRLTDKEKSSICYLSFPDSHSGCLGDTQFSFRIRQCSGQRSPWLAEDRHYNRGAPVSLQREPAHYFGYVYFRQVKDGSVKRGYFQKALLSLIAPEYFDKSAPCLEAVCSEIDEWPAPAPGQTLNLPVMGVVLQVHIPSRVDKPECSPAKPCSHENSLPAPVILTSVHELDLFRCFQPVLTHVQTLWELMLLGEPLLVLAPSPATSSEMVLALISCLQPLKFCCDYRPYFTVHDSEFKEFTTRTQAPPNVVLGVTNPFFIKALQRWPHILRVGEPRVAGDLPKQVKLKKPSRLKTLDTKPGLYTAYSAHLHRDKALLKRLLKGLQKQQPWDAQTALLRRHLLELTQSFIIPLEHYMASLMPLRKNITPWKTPPQIRPFRQDDFLRSLEHAGPQLTCILKGDWLGLYRRFFKSPHFDGWYRQRHKEMAQKLEALHLEAICEAQNIETWMKDKSEVEIVDLVLKLREKLVQAQGHQLPVKEATLQRAQLCIETVIGSLPKDLQAVLCPP
- the DENND6B gene encoding protein DENND6B isoform X2, which gives rise to MWLRASGRPWPVLGGWEGGSRTGEEGLLQVTPPSEEPAQTGKERSLHSSNRPSVEQRRPARPPSLLLDMGTQSQLVYPSDFRLTDKEKSSICYLSFPDSHSGCLGDTQFSFRIRQCSGQRSPWLAEDRHYNRGAPVSLQREPAHYFGYVYFRQVKDGSVKRGYFQKSLVLVSRLPFVRLFQALLSLIAPEYFDKSAPCLEAVCSEIDEWPAPAPGQTLNLPVMGVVLQVHIPSRVDKPECSPAKPCSHENSLPAPVILTSVHELDLFRCFQPVLTHVQTLWELMLLGEPLLVLAPSPATSSEMVLALISCLQPLKFCCDYRPYFTVHDSEFKEFTTRTQAPPNVVLGVTNPFFIKALQRWPHILRVGEPRVAGEVGLASAQGSRGAGARGLEGSEWRRVELGTDVQPGVCSVGDLPKQVKLKKPSRLKTLDTKPGLYTAYSAHLHRDKALLKRLLKGLQKQQPWDAQTALLRRHLLELTQSFIIPLEHYMASLMPLRKNITPWKTPPQIRPFRQDDFLRSLEHAGPQLTCILKGDWLGLYRRFFKSPHFDGWYRQRHKEMAQKLEALHLEAICEAQNIETWMKDKSEVEIVDLVLKLREKLVQAQGHQLPVKEATLQRAQLCIETVIGSLPKDLQAVLCPP
- the DENND6B gene encoding protein DENND6B isoform X5, whose protein sequence is MDALSRAGPRRARCSLGAASPGARAAAAPWARFSAWLECVCVVTFDLELGQALELVYPSDFRLTDKEKSSICYLSFPDSHSGCLGDTQFSFRIRQCSGQRSPWLAEDRHYNRGAPVSLQREPAHYFGYVYFRQVKDGSVKRGYFQKSLVLVSRLPFVRLFQALLSLIAPEYFDKSAPCLEAVCSEIDEWPAPAPGQTLNLPVMGVVLQVHIPSRVDKPECSPAKPCSHENSLPAPVILTSVHELDLFRCFQPVLTHVQTLWELMLLGEPLLVLAPSPATSSEMVLALISCLQPLKFCCDYRPYFTVHDSEFKEFTTRTQAPPNVVLGVTNPFFIKALQRWPHILRVGEPRVAGDLPKQVKLKKPSRLKTLDTKPGLYTAYSAHLHRDKALLKRLLKGLQKQQPWDAQTALLRRHLLELTQSFIIPLEHYMASLMPLRKNITPWKTPPQIRPFRQDDFLRSLEHAGPQLTCILKGDWLGLYRRFFKSPHFDGWYRQRHKEMAQKLEALHLEAICEANIETWMKDKSEVEIVDLVLKLREKLVQAQGHQLPVKEATLQRAQLCIETVIGSLPKDLQAVLCPP